In Candidatus Berkelbacteria bacterium, the DNA window TCGCCTGAGTAATACCGCACGGGATTAGTACCGTCAGAGCACCTAAAAAGATTGGTGTAGCGTAATCTTCTTTGGCATTTTTACTAAAACGGCGGATAAAGCGGCGAATAAACTTTGGTGGTTGAATCTGGAAATAATTAAAGAACGGATGAACATTTAACAGCCGCAAGGCTGTTCCAAGCATAAAAATAGTAATAGCGAGCATTAGAACTCCGCGCATAACGGGCGTCAGTTGAAGCATTGTGCCGAGCCACCCTAAGCCAAGCCCTAATAATGTATAAGCAACAATTTTAGCGGCTAAGAATAGAACGATCGATAGAGTGATATCGCTGCGAAAACTTCTTGGCGCTCGCGGCTGTTCCTGATGATGCTCGTAGAAGTTAATTAAGTCGTGTTTTGACATATGGGCCGGGTCAACTCGGTTCTCTTTAGGCTTATTTGGCTTAAACTCATCTTCGGCTTGTTTAGCGATCACATTAGCCAATAGCCCACCTTGAACGGCTAAACAACTAAGGCCGCCTGTAGTAAGGCCAGTCAAAAATATCACCCACAAATTTGGCATTATTTACTCACCCCTAATTCGTTCAGGAGGCTCTTGGTGAACTCGTTACTTTGCATGGTGTAGTAAACAGTTTGAGCATCCTTACTGGAACTTAGAATGTCTGCTTTCTTTAGCTTCTTTAACTGCCGGGATGCGGCTGAAATAGAAATACTGACGAGCTCTGCAATTTGGCCGACGGACAATTCCGGATAGTGTCGAAAGAGATAGCAAATCTTCATAGCCGTGGGGTCGCCAATAGTCCCGTGACGCCGCGCACACGCCTTAACGGCTTCACTGTCGGTAATCTCCCTCTTGATGTTGGCCAAGTTCTTACTGGCACGCATCATGAATTGATTCTAATTAATGAGTAAGCATGTATTTGCATGTATACGCAAATACTAACCTTGCCTGTAATTGCGTGTCAAGGAAACTACGTTACTGCCAGGAATTGACTTTGACTATGGTTCTTGATTAAATACGCCAATCGGAGGTGTGCGCTTGCAGCACTTTAAGAACATCGGGGCAGGACTGCTGATTTTAGCCGTCTTCTTCGCCCTTATCGTCGTCATGAAGCCGGCGGCGCGGGCAAAACGTCCGAACAACTCCTCGGGAGAGCCGGAGCTACTCGTTCTCGACACCAAGGAAACGCCGGAGGTGAGCTACCTACCAACGGGCACGATCGAAGTTCGTTTCGACAAGCCGTTGACGATCAGTTCGGATTTCCTGGTGGGAATTGGCCAAACGAAGTCAGTTCGGGACATGGAGCTTAACAAGTCGACCGTAACGGTTCACGCCGAAGGGTCGAGTGTGAAGCTCAAGCAAAAGGGTGCCTACTTCGTTATGATCTTCACTCGCAACCTTGAAGGCAAACCCGACACCGGGACTGCTGTCCGTGTAATGATCATCATCGGCCCTTGGCCTCACCCGGTTAACCGCAAGTTACTTCGCCCTGTTCCTGATTGGATCCGTCTCAGCAAAGCCCCACATCGGGGCTTTTCTTTTGGAGGTGGTTTGTTCTGAGCTTGTCGAAGAGCGGCGAACTTACTTCCAGACTAATATCGCTCTCCCTGTATAGCAGTCGTTGAACTTATCGTACGGGACTAAACCAGCTTTCCAATTCTGCTCAGCAACTTTAGAAGTGTGGTTAACGTAAAATCCTTCATCGTCGTATCCAACCACTACTGCTAAATGGCCACCGAACCTTTTCCAGAAAAGTATTTTTTCTATTAACAACTTGTTGTTCTTGAACGCCCACTTGATTGAAACGATTGGAAGCTTCTTTTCTTCAAGCGCTTTTTGCAATTCTTTAGTTGAAAGTGTTTTTCGCTCAGCGTGGAGACCCAATTTTTCAACCAGGCGAACTAAGCCCTCATGTTTCCATCCGTACTCCTCTGAGTAGCCGCCGAGTTCTTGGCCTTGTTTTATTAGGCTCGACGTAGAATATTTTGTTTCGTTAAGAAACGAAGCAATCTCATTTACACAAAGGATCCCGCAGCACGAACGCTCCCAGTATTCCGCATCATCTCGCGAACTAAATCCTAGCTTTTTCCATTCGTCCAAATTCCAATTTTGTGAATAAAGCGGAATTTCGTACAGAACTTTCATTTTTTTGGGTGGCTAACGGGAATTGAACCCATATCAAGGGGACCACAACCCCACGTGTTACCATTACACCATAGCCACCATGCTTTTAAGCTGGTGGTTATGCCCGAACGGGATATAGCCACCATGCTGCGTTATTATATAACGCCGCGCGCCCGGAGGGATTCGAACCCCCGACCCTCTGGTCCGAAGCCAGATACTCTATCCACTGAGCTACGGGCGCAAATCAACGAGCACAAACAAATGTACAGCGGCCGGAGCTAAGTGGAACGACACTCGGAGTATCCACTGAGCTACGGGCGCTTGTCGTCCAATTTTCCCATAAATTGCCCTACTAATCTAGGAGATTAGGCCAAGTATCTAGATTTCGACTGCGAGCGATTGCGAGAAGTGAATTTCGTTTTTAGAATTCAATTTTTTGTTTTTTCCAGCCGAATAGCGGCTCGTAGATGATGTCGATGAATTTCGGTGAAAGTTTGTACCATTTGTGATTATCATCAATGTGATCGTCAGGTAAGTGGTATTTTGCTAGATAATTCTTAGCTAGTTGTTCGTCTTGATTGACTACCGTGACTGTCCCGGCAATCTGTAAGCCAGCTGCTTTGTGATCGGGCGTATCAACCATGATTGCCGCTGCCGCTTGCGGCGCTAGGTCAACGGCCCTCGAGTGTCGTACTACCGGCATTGAGAGCCAATAGATATTCATCGCCTCGTCATGAATGTAAATGAGCGGGCTGACCCAAACGCCACCGTCGTCGTTTGTGCCGAGATGGATCAAGCGGCCTTGTTCTAATAATTGCTGAGCTAGCTTCTTTAAATCTTCCATAGATTCAATAATACTCCCACGCCTGGAGGGCGGGAAGTATCCAGAGTAGAATTACGTCGTTGCCCTCGTAGCTCAGTGGATTAGAGCGTTGGTTTCCGGTACCAAAGGCCACAGGTTCAAGTCCTGTCGAGGGCGCCAGTAGGGGGCGATACCACTTTAATTTTTCGCACAGCTACTAGTGATTATGGTGTGGGCAGAATTTAGCGTGATCGCCGATCGCTTCGTTAGTTAGTTTACCGTCCTCGATTGTTACTACCCTGGTGGCGATATCCCGAAGGCGTTGGTCGTGGCTGACGATCACGACCGACTTATGTTCCTGACAGGCTATTTCACACAGTAATAACATAACTGAATGGCCATTTTTCGAGTCGAGGTTAGCGGTCGGCTCATCGGCAAGAATGATTGGCGGATTGTTTATTAGCGATCGAGCGACGGCGACTCGTTGGCGTTCGCCACCCGAGAGTTCTTTAGGCTTGGCGTGAAGACGATTTTGCAAGCCCAGCCTGTTCAATAACTCTAAGGCGCGCTTGGTGTTGCGGTTTTTGCCAAACCCGGCAATGACGACGTTTTCAAAGGCGGTTAGATTGTCGAGTAAGTTAAAAGACTGAAAAATAAAGCCGATCTTTCCTCTGCGCAACATCGTCAGTTGTCCTTGGCTTAACTTTGAGATTGGTTGATCGGCAATAAATATCTCACCGGCTGAGGGACTAAGTAGCCCGCCCAACATCGTCAGCAGCGTTGTCTTACCGCTGCCTGACGGCCCGATAATCAAGACAATTTCACCCGGTTCGATACTAATACTAACGCTCTCGACGGCTTTCACCTCGGTGTGTTGCCGGGGATTAAACGTTTTAGATAATTCGGTGGCTTTGATCATCGTTAGGCTTTAAAGACTGAGGCGGGGTTAATCACCAGTAACCGCTTCAGTGGCATAAACGAGGCGATAATAGCCATCCCGACCACGGCGGCAAATACTAAAATGACCTGTCCGCCACTAACTTCGTACAAAAATCCGCTAGCAATATTAGTGGCGGCGATCGCAAAAAGTGGCGCTAGTATCGCTCCCACAACAAAACCAATCGCTCCGGCTGTAACTGATTGAATCAGTCCGATGCCGTATATTTGGGCGCCAGTGTAGCCGAGGGCTTTTAGGACCCCATACTCCCGACTTTTCTCGATGGTAGCGGTAAAGATAGTTAAGCCGATGACTGCTATGCCAATTAGAACAGCGATAATTAGCAGAACCTTAATGATGGGTAGGAATGTTTCAGTGAGAATAGATTTGTTGTTTTCCAGAAACTCAGTCTTCGTCATAACTTTGTAGTCGGGAAATTGCTTGGCGATATCAATCGTGGCCTGGTCGGGATCGGGTGTCTGTACGAGGTAGTAATTTACTAGCCCATCTAGATCAAGGATGTTTTTAACGTCCGCCCGGTTAACCAGAGCGAAGGTGTAGGCGAGAATGTTACCGCCGCTAATAATCCCCGATACTTTGACTGTGGTTTTGGCCACTTCAAAAGTGTCACCGATTTTAAGTCCGGTTTGACGGGCTAATACTTGATCGATAGCGATCTCGCCTAGTGCCGGGTCGTCTGTGCCTTCGACAAGCTCGTAACTCTTTATGAAGCGATCCTCGTCAACACCAACAACGAAAATATGAACGTCTTGGCCGTCAATTGTTGTCCCAACCTGGCGGCCGACAAATGTTGATACCCGAGTAACAGACCCTAGCTTAGAAACGTCTTCCGATCGGACCGCTTGGATAATTGAGATGCTATGGCTGAGATCACCACTGCCGGCCTGACCGACCCAGAGGTCGGCGGGGATATTGCCCGTGAACCTTGTCATTTGTTTTTCCCAACCGCTATATAACCCGAGTAGTATCAAGATCAGAATCACCGAGAAGGTGACGCCACCTATAGTGATCAACAGCCGGCCTCTTTCGCCGAAAAGGTTCCTTAGCGCGATGAGAAACATATGTTTACAGTAGTCCCCGAATAGTTATTTGACAATCCCCCCAGGGGGGACTAGACTCGGGTTGATGGAAATTTGCGACTGCCCAACAGTTTCGCAGGTTAGGACATACAGAGTCCTTGTTGGGCTGGCTATAATAGGATCCCTTCTGTCGTACCTCGGTAGTCAGGTCGCCGTATTATTGCTGGCGCAATGACCCTGACTTTGTTTATCTTTTCGCTAACGAGTGCGTTTCTAAGTGGCTTATTGGCATTATTTGCCCCTTGCTGTATCACGTTTCTATTACCTTCCTACTTTGCTTCCGTTTTCCAGAGAAAGAGCAATATCATCTTTATGACCTTAATATTTTTCTTAGGGTTAACGACAATCCTTCTGCCGATTAGCCTAGGTGCAGCTTGGCTTTCTGGTCTATTCACTGGTTATCACACTGCCATTTTTATCGTAGGTGGGTTACTTTTGATCGCCTATGGAATAATGTCCTTCTTCGGTAAGACGGTAATGATTCCACTTCATTACACTCCAGATTTGAAGCGATCCAGAGGTGTTTTCGGAACGTATCTTCTGGGTATATTCTCGGGCATAGCCAGCTCCTGCTGCGCGCCAGTTTTGGCTGGTTTGCTTACCCTGTCGGCCTTATCGGCCACGCTACCGGTCGCTACACTAATCGGCCTCACTTACGTCTTAGGAATGACATTGCCGTTATTTATCCTGTCGCTCGTTTGGGATGCGAAAAAGATTGGGCAATCGAAATTTTTCAGGGGACGTCCAATCCGCTTCCAGCTTGGCGGTTGGCGGCATGTTGTTCATTCAACCCACCTATTGGTTAGCATTCTTTTTATCGCTATTGGCGGCTTCATTCTCTACAGCGCAGCAAACGGCGAATCGGCGGTTGCTGCGCCCTGGCAGATAAGACTTAATGCTAACTTCCAGGGGGCAATTCAAGACTTTGCCAACTTTGCCGCACGTTACCCGCTCCTTAGCTTGACGGCCTTTATATTGCTTATTACCGGCTGGGTGTTGTTAGTGCGAAAAGCCACAACGGCGTCAAAGGAGAAAAATGAAGCATAGCGGAAAGAGTAGCGATCTCTTGTTTACTATTGGTGTAATCGTGGCGGTGGGCATCGTCTTGACGGGGATCGTTATCTTTTCTAACGGCAGACCTTCTACCCCCCTTGCGAAGACTGGTTCGCTTAAGATAGGCGATTCGGCTCCAAGCTTTGAACTTGCTTCGGCAACGGGTGGAAAGGTCACCTTGAATCAGTATGACGGCAAACCGGTGCTGTTGTACTTTAACGAAGGTGTTGGATGCCAGCCGTGCTGGAAACAGATTATCGACCTTGAAAACAATGAGAGCTTTAGCTCCCTCAAGATTCCAATGGTGGCAATTGCACCTAACGACCCGAGCGATTGGAGTCCGGTAGTCTCAAATAACCCTATGCAAACGCCGATCTTGGCCGACATTGAGAATGCCGTTTCAAAGTCCTATGGCATGTTGACCATGAAGTCGTCTATGCACAAGGGCGTCAACCCAGGCCACACCTTTATCCTGCTTGATGCAGAGCATAAGGTAACCTGGATCGGCGACTACCCGGGAATGAACATGACCGCTTCTGAAATAGTAACTGTCATTAAGGACAAGATACGAGGTTGACGGTTTGGGGGCGACGGCTAATTTTAGTCAATGAATTAGTGTGACTCTGTTTAGGAGGAGGTAGCGCACTTCCACTACGGGTAAATATATGTTGGAGTGCCGTAAAGCAACGCGTTAACATTGCGCCTTTCGCCATATCCACGTGGTACTAGCCAGTTGTATTCCGAAACGTTAATTGTTCCGTCGCTATTAACTTTCTCTACCCAGGCTGTATGGCCGTAAGGGCGGTTCTCGCCAATTGGCCAGGAAACCACTGCCCCAACCCTGGGCGTTGAAGATGTTTTATAACCTTGGTCACGAGCGAGCGCTGGCCAGTTCCAACCACTGCCGGACCCAGGTCGCGTGTTCATAAACGGCTGACCGTAGGTAACAAGCCACTTCCAGGCAGTATATGAAACGCATTGCCTTTTAATGAATAGCCACGGGTCAGCCGCCGCAGGGTTTGGTTCATCCGCGTACGGATAGGCGCTCGTCGCGCCCTGATTTATATTTTCCGAACCAGCCTGTCGTCGCCGAGCTTCATAAATGGACTGGCTTAGCGTTTCGTGTTCAGTGGCTAATTTTTTCAATGAGTCTTCGTAGCGGTCTTGCTGCTCTTGGTTCAGGTTCAGCAGCAAACTTTGCTGTTGTTGCTGACTCGCTAATACGGCTTTATCATTTGATAATAGGCTCTCGACTTCTTCCAGCTGTTGTTGAAGAGCTACCTGCGAAGCTTTTTTGGCTAGTAGTTCCTGTTTAAGAGCACTTAACTTTTGTCCATCCTGCATTAATTGCTGCTGTATAGATTCTAGATAGTTTATGCGCGTCGTGTATTCACCTATGCTTTCAGACGTCAACATAATCACTTTCGAGGTCGTCAGGGTCTCGTAAAGTAATATGTAAAGACGCCGAGTAGAGCCGTCGAGTTTGGCAATATCTTTCTCGGTTTTCTCGACCTCTCCGTCGATCCTTTCTATCTCTAATTTGGCAATATTAAGTGTTCTCCTAGTCGTATCGAGTCGTCCTTGAGTGGAGGCGATGTCCTGCGTGAGCGCGTTTAGCGTCTGCTGCAACGTAAGTTCGACCTTCCGGCTCTGGTTAAGCCTTTGTTGGTTCTGCTGCTGTTGTTTCTCTACTTCTCTTTGTCGTTTCAAGAGCTCGTTTAATGAAACAGCTTGGGCAGATAGTGGAGCAGATAGTAAGGTGATTACTAACGCCAGAAAACCAACCGACTTAACAAATATTCGCTTCCCCCTCCTTGGAGGCATTAGTTTTGAGAAAGGTGGTAGAGGTGTGATAGCTCATTAATAGCCTTGCTGTCCTCACCACTGACAAACTGATCTTTCACGCAGGTAGCCAGATGTTTCTTAAGCAACTCCTGGTTCAAGCTTTTAAGACTCTTCTGGATCGCTAGGCTTTGTGTCATAAGTTCGATGCAGTACCGGTCTTCCGCTACCATCTTCTGCAGTTTCAGGATATGCCCCTGAATAATTTTTATTCGATGTCTAATTCGTTCGTCTTGTGTCATGAGTATATTTATAATCCCCCTATAGGGGATAGTCAATTCCTTTTTGTTGTGAGACTATGAGTTCAATAAGAAAGGGGCTTAGATGATGGGAATGAACGCGGATATGATGAGCGGCGGGCTGGGGGGCGGCATGATGGTATTTGGGTGGCTTCTTTACCTACTGTTCGTTGTGGCTCTTGTTTTGTCGGCAATTGCGCTAGGCAAGTACATCGGCAAGAATTAGGGCAGCAAGGGGCCGTGGTTTCCCGGTAGGGGCAAGAGAGCCTCGCGTGTTAAAGTGAGTATATGCATCATCGGTGGAGATATCCGAACATCACCCTACTATTTATCAGCTTGGCCGTGACGGTTTTTCTGCTCAATAACGGCTGGTTGGGGCATCTGAAAGATGGTTTTGAATCTATAGGCTATCTCGGCGTTTTTGTTGCTGGGTTCTTATTTGTCTCTACATTCACAATCGCGCCAGCGGCCGCTATTCTCTTTGAATTTGCGCAAAACCTCGAGCCAATATTCGTGGCTCTTATTGGTGGCGTTGGCGCGGCGATAGGCGATTACCTCGCCTACAGATTCATTAGAGACCGACTGTTTGCCGAGCTTAACCCTCTTCTCAAAGCCCTTCATTTATATCGGCGGATCGACATCCTTCATACGAAGTATTTTGCTTGGTTGGCGCCGGTAATCGGCGCAGCGATAGTCGCCTCACCGTTACCTGACGAGATTGGTCTTAGCTTGCTTGGTTTGAAAAAGATCGCTTTCAGCCGCTTTATCGCCTTGGCCTTCCTGCTCAACGCTTTAGGGATATATGTCATTGCGATTGCTGCTAATTCAGCCCCCTGAACTTCGTGGTAGGATGTAACCATGAAAATACTTGGGCAGGTCATTGTTGTCTTGTTGGTTGTCGGGGGAATAGTTATTTACAGCAATCGCTCTGGTGATAGCGGAGCTTCTCCAGGTCCGCAAACACAGTCCGAATCTTCGACGGCAGATCCGTCGCTCGGCGGGTCAACTGACCCTTCTGTAGCTAAAACTCCCGGCGCGTACGTCGATTACTCGGACTCGGTCATCGCAAGCACCAGTGGAACCAAGATACTTTTCTTTCATGCTCCTTGGTGTCCGCAATGCCGGACACTAGACGCTGATATTAGAAAGAGTAACGTTCCGGCGGGAGTGACAATAATTAAAACGGACTACGATACTAACCAGGCGCTTCGGCAAAAATACGGCGTGACGATCCAAACGACCTTAGTTAGGGTTGACGACGCCGGTAACCTGGTCAAGAAATATGTCGCTTACGATGAACCCACCTTTGCCGCCGTCAGTAGTAACCTGCTTTAGAAATGGTGTTACTTTATGCCTCGTTTGTCGCTGGTTTCCTTACCGTCTTGGCGCCGTGCATCTTGCCGGTTTTGCCGGTGGTTTTAGCCGGATCGGTAACAGAAAGCCGACGCACGAAACGTATTGTAACGATTATTTTTGGCTTGACGATTTCAGTTGTTGTTTTCTCGTTACTCTTGAAAGCGACAACTAGCCTGCTCGGAATTCCACAAATTGTTTGGCAGCTAATTTCTGGCGGGATACTAATTCTCTTCGGAGTGGTCAGTCTCTATCCAGGGCTTTGGGAAAAAGTCTCGGCACCGCTCGGCGCTAAGGCGGGTGAGTCGTTGCAGACCAGTAGAACCAAATCTGGTCTTTGGGGGGATTTATTCCTTGGAGCAGCGCTGGGGCCGGTCTTCAACAGCTGTAGCCCGACATACGCCTTAATAGTCGCGGCGATTTTGCCTGTTTCGTTCGGGCGTGGACTTACTTATTTGGTATCTTACGCGATCGGTCTGGCCGTGGCGCTACTTTTAATCGCCTTCCTTGGCCGGGCACTAGTTAGCAAACTTGGCTGGGCTGCCAACCCAACAGGCTGGTTTCATAAAGTAATTGGCGTGTTACTAATAGTGATTGGGCTGGCTGTCATCTTTGGCGCCGACAAGAAGTTTCAAACCTATGTGCTTGATCGGGGCTACTATCAACCGATAATAAACTTAGAAGAACAACTTCGTTTACCGAAGTAATTCATTCTCTAAACTACCCCATCAAGCTTGGTCGTCTGAACGCTTACCTCAGTTATTTAAGATAACTATGTGTGCCCGAAATAAAGCACACTTAGGGCGATACTTGAAAAGTTAGTAGATCTAACGCACTCTGGGGCTACGGTTTTGTA includes these proteins:
- a CDS encoding pyridoxamine 5'-phosphate oxidase family protein, with the translated sequence MEDLKKLAQQLLEQGRLIHLGTNDDGGVWVSPLIYIHDEAMNIYWLSMPVVRHSRAVDLAPQAAAAIMVDTPDHKAAGLQIAGTVTVVNQDEQLAKNYLAKYHLPDDHIDDNHKWYKLSPKFIDIIYEPLFGWKKQKIEF
- a CDS encoding ABC transporter ATP-binding protein, whose amino-acid sequence is MIKATELSKTFNPRQHTEVKAVESVSISIEPGEIVLIIGPSGSGKTTLLTMLGGLLSPSAGEIFIADQPISKLSQGQLTMLRRGKIGFIFQSFNLLDNLTAFENVVIAGFGKNRNTKRALELLNRLGLQNRLHAKPKELSGGERQRVAVARSLINNPPIILADEPTANLDSKNGHSVMLLLCEIACQEHKSVVIVSHDQRLRDIATRVVTIEDGKLTNEAIGDHAKFCPHHNH
- a CDS encoding redoxin domain-containing protein gives rise to the protein MKHSGKSSDLLFTIGVIVAVGIVLTGIVIFSNGRPSTPLAKTGSLKIGDSAPSFELASATGGKVTLNQYDGKPVLLYFNEGVGCQPCWKQIIDLENNESFSSLKIPMVAIAPNDPSDWSPVVSNNPMQTPILADIENAVSKSYGMLTMKSSMHKGVNPGHTFILLDAEHKVTWIGDYPGMNMTASEIVTVIKDKIRG
- a CDS encoding CHAP domain-containing protein is translated as MPPRRGKRIFVKSVGFLALVITLLSAPLSAQAVSLNELLKRQREVEKQQQQNQQRLNQSRKVELTLQQTLNALTQDIASTQGRLDTTRRTLNIAKLEIERIDGEVEKTEKDIAKLDGSTRRLYILLYETLTTSKVIMLTSESIGEYTTRINYLESIQQQLMQDGQKLSALKQELLAKKASQVALQQQLEEVESLLSNDKAVLASQQQQQSLLLNLNQEQQDRYEDSLKKLATEHETLSQSIYEARRRQAGSENINQGATSAYPYADEPNPAAADPWLFIKRQCVSYTAWKWLVTYGQPFMNTRPGSGSGWNWPALARDQGYKTSSTPRVGAVVSWPIGENRPYGHTAWVEKVNSDGTINVSEYNWLVPRGYGERRNVNALLYGTPTYIYP
- a CDS encoding sulfite exporter TauE/SafE family protein; translation: MVLLYASFVAGFLTVLAPCILPVLPVVLAGSVTESRRTKRIVTIIFGLTISVVVFSLLLKATTSLLGIPQIVWQLISGGILILFGVVSLYPGLWEKVSAPLGAKAGESLQTSRTKSGLWGDLFLGAALGPVFNSCSPTYALIVAAILPVSFGRGLTYLVSYAIGLAVALLLIAFLGRALVSKLGWAANPTGWFHKVIGVLLIVIGLAVIFGADKKFQTYVLDRGYYQPIINLEEQLRLPK
- a CDS encoding winged helix-turn-helix transcriptional regulator; translation: MMRASKNLANIKREITDSEAVKACARRHGTIGDPTAMKICYLFRHYPELSVGQIAELVSISISAASRQLKKLKKADILSSSKDAQTVYYTMQSNEFTKSLLNELGVSK
- a CDS encoding ABC transporter permease, translating into MFLIALRNLFGERGRLLITIGGVTFSVILILILLGLYSGWEKQMTRFTGNIPADLWVGQAGSGDLSHSISIIQAVRSEDVSKLGSVTRVSTFVGRQVGTTIDGQDVHIFVVGVDEDRFIKSYELVEGTDDPALGEIAIDQVLARQTGLKIGDTFEVAKTTVKVSGIISGGNILAYTFALVNRADVKNILDLDGLVNYYLVQTPDPDQATIDIAKQFPDYKVMTKTEFLENNKSILTETFLPIIKVLLIIAVLIGIAVIGLTIFTATIEKSREYGVLKALGYTGAQIYGIGLIQSVTAGAIGFVVGAILAPLFAIAATNIASGFLYEVSGGQVILVFAAVVGMAIIASFMPLKRLLVINPASVFKA
- a CDS encoding thioredoxin family protein, which encodes MKILGQVIVVLLVVGGIVIYSNRSGDSGASPGPQTQSESSTADPSLGGSTDPSVAKTPGAYVDYSDSVIASTSGTKILFFHAPWCPQCRTLDADIRKSNVPAGVTIIKTDYDTNQALRQKYGVTIQTTLVRVDDAGNLVKKYVAYDEPTFAAVSSNLL
- a CDS encoding metal-sensitive transcriptional regulator, whose protein sequence is MTQDERIRHRIKIIQGHILKLQKMVAEDRYCIELMTQSLAIQKSLKSLNQELLKKHLATCVKDQFVSGEDSKAINELSHLYHLSQN
- a CDS encoding C39 family peptidase codes for the protein MKVLYEIPLYSQNWNLDEWKKLGFSSRDDAEYWERSCCGILCVNEIASFLNETKYSTSSLIKQGQELGGYSEEYGWKHEGLVRLVEKLGLHAERKTLSTKELQKALEEKKLPIVSIKWAFKNNKLLIEKILFWKRFGGHLAVVVGYDDEGFYVNHTSKVAEQNWKAGLVPYDKFNDCYTGRAILVWK